From Callithrix jacchus isolate 240 chromosome 3, calJac240_pri, whole genome shotgun sequence, a single genomic window includes:
- the TACC3 gene encoding transforming acidic coiled-coil-containing protein 3 isoform X1 yields MSLQILNKNVSSEKSTENCDFLFSPLEVTGRSSVLCESQKENVPPKNLAKAMKVTFQTPLRDPQTHRILSPSMASKLEAPLAQGDTLGLENSHPGRTQKDNQQLIKAVDAKTTHGIIQKPVEADTKPLGDAGPAFGDGSSGEPGPGALADLDCSSSPQNPGSSENQMVSPGKLSGSPEQALEENVRSYSLDKGTTPTSEPLGDHPRTESQHRVEPLHRAEQECRPGGVSVPTAVATWPPGVNSEEAVGGAPLVGLPGEALACPVSVGTPMPADGTQTLTCAHTSAPESTAPTLSPLEEAASGQMVSSSRTEPIKLEFDFSDGTTPALASQGSFHLDWDKLEYPNFTPFGGSTKSSCREAQPPESPKTRLGQPAAEPRSPMEELGSHLSQQLLSALAEDTPVVQLAAETPGAESKERASDSASTSLPMGCPDSEPVPTHQQGQPALELREEHFRDPAEVLGTGAEVDYLEQFGASSFKESALRKQSLYLKFDPLLKDSPQRPGPVATETSSSTHGVEEPPSGSPREATLVELDFLGALDAPVPDPPPGVPAPGGPPLSTGPIVDLLQYSQKDLDTAVKAAQEENQELRSRCEELQRKNVELGVIMDRFEEVTYQVMEEVQKQKELAKADIQKVLQEKDQLTADLNSMEKSFSDLFKRFEKQKEVIEGYRKNEESLKKCAEDYLVRVTQAGQRYQALKAHAEEKLQLANEEIAQVRSKAQAEALALQASLRKEQMRVQSLERTVEEKTKENEELTRICDDLISKMAKI; encoded by the exons ATGAGTCTGCAAATCTTAAACAAAAATGTCAGCAGTGAGAAAAGTACAGAAAACTGCGACTTCCTGTTTTCACCCCTGGAAGTTACCGGAAGATCATCTGTTCTTTGTGagtcacagaaagaaaatgtgccaccCAAGAACCTGGCCAAAGCTATGAAG GTGACTTTTCAGACACCTCTGCGGGATCCACAGACGCACAGGATTCTGAGTCCTAGCATGGCCAGCAAACTCGAGGCTCCTTTGGCTCAGGGTGACACCCTGGGACTGGAAAACTCTCACCCAGGGCGGACACAGAAGGACAA CCAACAGCTCATTAAGGCAGTGGATGCCAAAACTACTCATGGAATTATCCAGAAACCAGTGGAGGCTGACACCAAACCCCTGGGGGATGCAGGCCCAGCCTTTGGGGATGGCAGCTCCGGTGAACCTGGCCCGGGCGCCCTGGCTGACCTGGACTGCTCAAGCTCTCCCCAGAACCCAGGAAGTTCTGAAAACCAAATGGTGTCTCCAGGAAAACTGTCTGGCAGCCCTGAGCAAGCCTTGGAGGAAAATGTTCGTTCTTATTCCTTAGACAAGGGAACGACACCCACCTCTGAGCCCCTAGGAGACCATCCCAGGACAGAGTCCCAACACAGAGTGGAGCCTCTGCACAGAGCCGAGCAGGAATGCAGGCCTGGCGGGGTCTCTGTGCCCACAGCAGTGGCCACTTGGCCTCCTGGTGTGAACTCTGAGGAAGCAGTCGGAGGAGCGCCCCTTGTGGGTCTGCCTGGCGAGGCCCTGGCCTGCCCCGTGAGTGTGGGTACCCCCATGCCAGCAGATGGCACGCAGACCCTTACCTGTGCGCACACCTCTGCTCCTGAGAGCACAGCCCCAACCCTGAGTCCTCTGGAGGAAGCGGCTTCGGGTCAGATGGTCAGCTCCTCAAGGACTGAACCCATAAAACTTGAATTTGATTTCTCCGATGGCACCACCCCCGCGCTGGCTTCTCAGGGCTCTTTTCACCTCGACTGGGACAAGCTGGAGTACCCAAACTTCACCCCGTTCGGAGGTAGCACGAAGTCTAGTTGCAGAGAGGCCCAGCCTCCAGAAAGCCccaagaccaggctgggccaGCCGGCAGCTGAACCACGGAGTCCCATGGAGGAGCTGGGCTCCCATCTGAGCCA GCAGCTGCTTTCAGCCTTAGCAGAGGACACACCTGTGGTGCAGTTGGCAGCTGAGACCCCAGGAGCAGAGAGCAAG GAGAGAGCCTCAGACTCTGCTAGCACCTCGCTTCCCATGGGCTGTCCGGACAGTGAGCCAGTGCCCACCCATCAGCAGGGGCAGCCTGCCTTGGAGCTGAGAGAGGAGCACTTCAGAGACCCCGCTGAGG TTCTAGGCACAGGGGCAGAGGTGGATTACCTGGAGCAGTTTGGAGCTTCCTCG TTTAAGGAGTCGGCCTTGAGGAAGCAGTCCTTATACCTCAAGTTTGACCCTCTCCTGAAGGACAGTCCTCAAAGACCAGGGCCCGTGGCCACAGAGACCAGCAG CAGCACGCACGGTGTGGAGGAGCCTCCCTCAGGAAGTCCGCGGGAAGCCACCCTTGTGGAGTTGGATTTCTTGGGAGCACTGGATGCTCCG GTTCCAGACCCACCCCCAGGTGTCCCTGCACCTGGCGGCCCACCCCTGTCCACCGGGCCTATAGTGGACCTGCTGCAGTACAGCCAGAAGGACCTGGACACGGCG GTGAAGGCGGCACAGGAGGAGAACCAGGAGCTGAGGAGCAGGTGTGAGGAGCTCCAGAGGAAGAACGTGGAGCTGGG GGTGATCATGGACAGGTTCGAGGAGGTCACATACCAGGTCATGG AGGAGGTTCAGAAACAGAAGGAACTTGCCAAAGCCGACATCCAGAAAGTTCTACAAGAAAAAGACCAGCTGACTGCAGATCTGAACTCCATGGAGAAGTCCTTCTCTGACCTCTTCAAACGCTTTGAGAAACAGAAGGAGGTGATTGAGGGCTACCGCAAG AATGAAGAGTCACTAAAGAAGTGTGCAGAGGATTACCTGGTGAGGGTCACCCAGGCAGGCCAGAGGTACCAGGCCCTGAAGGCCCACGCCGAGGAGAAGCTGCAGCT ggcaaACGAGGAGATCGCCCAGGTCCGGAGCAAGGCCCAGGCGGAAGCATTGGCCCTCCAGGCCAGCCTGAGGAAGGAGCAGATGCGGGTCCAGTCACTGGAGAGGACCGTGGAGGAGAAG aCTAAAGAGAATGAGGAGCTGACCAGGATCTGTGACGACCTCATCTCCAAGATGGCGAAGATCTGA
- the TACC3 gene encoding transforming acidic coiled-coil-containing protein 3 isoform X5 has translation MSLQILNKNVSSEKSTENCDFLFSPLEVTGRSSVLCESQKENVPPKNLAKAMKVTFQTPLRDPQTHRILSPSMASKLEAPLAQGDTLGLENSHPGRTQKDKQLLSALAEDTPVVQLAAETPGAESKERASDSASTSLPMGCPDSEPVPTHQQGQPALELREEHFRDPAEVLGTGAEVDYLEQFGASSFKESALRKQSLYLKFDPLLKDSPQRPGPVATETSSSTHGVEEPPSGSPREATLVELDFLGALDAPVPDPPPGVPAPGGPPLSTGPIVDLLQYSQKDLDTAVKAAQEENQELRSRCEELQRKNVELGVIMDRFEEVTYQVMEEVQKQKELAKADIQKVLQEKDQLTADLNSMEKSFSDLFKRFEKQKEVIEGYRKNEESLKKCAEDYLVRVTQAGQRYQALKAHAEEKLQLANEEIAQVRSKAQAEALALQASLRKEQMRVQSLERTVEEKTKENEELTRICDDLISKMAKI, from the exons ATGAGTCTGCAAATCTTAAACAAAAATGTCAGCAGTGAGAAAAGTACAGAAAACTGCGACTTCCTGTTTTCACCCCTGGAAGTTACCGGAAGATCATCTGTTCTTTGTGagtcacagaaagaaaatgtgccaccCAAGAACCTGGCCAAAGCTATGAAG GTGACTTTTCAGACACCTCTGCGGGATCCACAGACGCACAGGATTCTGAGTCCTAGCATGGCCAGCAAACTCGAGGCTCCTTTGGCTCAGGGTGACACCCTGGGACTGGAAAACTCTCACCCAGGGCGGACACAGAAGGACAA GCAGCTGCTTTCAGCCTTAGCAGAGGACACACCTGTGGTGCAGTTGGCAGCTGAGACCCCAGGAGCAGAGAGCAAG GAGAGAGCCTCAGACTCTGCTAGCACCTCGCTTCCCATGGGCTGTCCGGACAGTGAGCCAGTGCCCACCCATCAGCAGGGGCAGCCTGCCTTGGAGCTGAGAGAGGAGCACTTCAGAGACCCCGCTGAGG TTCTAGGCACAGGGGCAGAGGTGGATTACCTGGAGCAGTTTGGAGCTTCCTCG TTTAAGGAGTCGGCCTTGAGGAAGCAGTCCTTATACCTCAAGTTTGACCCTCTCCTGAAGGACAGTCCTCAAAGACCAGGGCCCGTGGCCACAGAGACCAGCAG CAGCACGCACGGTGTGGAGGAGCCTCCCTCAGGAAGTCCGCGGGAAGCCACCCTTGTGGAGTTGGATTTCTTGGGAGCACTGGATGCTCCG GTTCCAGACCCACCCCCAGGTGTCCCTGCACCTGGCGGCCCACCCCTGTCCACCGGGCCTATAGTGGACCTGCTGCAGTACAGCCAGAAGGACCTGGACACGGCG GTGAAGGCGGCACAGGAGGAGAACCAGGAGCTGAGGAGCAGGTGTGAGGAGCTCCAGAGGAAGAACGTGGAGCTGGG GGTGATCATGGACAGGTTCGAGGAGGTCACATACCAGGTCATGG AGGAGGTTCAGAAACAGAAGGAACTTGCCAAAGCCGACATCCAGAAAGTTCTACAAGAAAAAGACCAGCTGACTGCAGATCTGAACTCCATGGAGAAGTCCTTCTCTGACCTCTTCAAACGCTTTGAGAAACAGAAGGAGGTGATTGAGGGCTACCGCAAG AATGAAGAGTCACTAAAGAAGTGTGCAGAGGATTACCTGGTGAGGGTCACCCAGGCAGGCCAGAGGTACCAGGCCCTGAAGGCCCACGCCGAGGAGAAGCTGCAGCT ggcaaACGAGGAGATCGCCCAGGTCCGGAGCAAGGCCCAGGCGGAAGCATTGGCCCTCCAGGCCAGCCTGAGGAAGGAGCAGATGCGGGTCCAGTCACTGGAGAGGACCGTGGAGGAGAAG aCTAAAGAGAATGAGGAGCTGACCAGGATCTGTGACGACCTCATCTCCAAGATGGCGAAGATCTGA
- the TACC3 gene encoding transforming acidic coiled-coil-containing protein 3 isoform X2 produces the protein MSLQILNKNVSSEKSTENCDFLFSPLEVTGRSSVLCESQKENVPPKNLAKAMKVTFQTPLRDPQTHRILSPSMASKLEAPLAQGDTLGLENSHPGRTQKDNQQLIKAVDAKTTHGIIQKPVEADTKPLGDAGPAFGDGSSGEPGPGALADLDCSSSPQNPGSSENQMVSPGKLSGSPEQALEENVRSYSLDKGTTPTSEPLGDHPRTESQHRVEPLHRAEQECRPGGVSVPTAVATWPPGVNSEEAVGGAPLVGLPGEALACPVSVGTPMPADGTQTLTCAHTSAPESTAPTLSPLEEAASGQMVSSSRTEPIKLEFDFSDGTTPALASQGSFHLDWDKLEYPNFTPFGGSTKSSCREAQPPESPKTRLGQPAAEPRSPMEELGSHLSQQLLSALAEDTPVVQLAAETPGAESKERASDSASTSLPMGCPDSEPVPTHQQGQPALELREEHFRDPAEVLGTGAEVDYLEQFGASSFKESALRKQSLYLKFDPLLKDSPQRPGPVATETSSTHGVEEPPSGSPREATLVELDFLGALDAPVPDPPPGVPAPGGPPLSTGPIVDLLQYSQKDLDTAVKAAQEENQELRSRCEELQRKNVELGVIMDRFEEVTYQVMEEVQKQKELAKADIQKVLQEKDQLTADLNSMEKSFSDLFKRFEKQKEVIEGYRKNEESLKKCAEDYLVRVTQAGQRYQALKAHAEEKLQLANEEIAQVRSKAQAEALALQASLRKEQMRVQSLERTVEEKTKENEELTRICDDLISKMAKI, from the exons ATGAGTCTGCAAATCTTAAACAAAAATGTCAGCAGTGAGAAAAGTACAGAAAACTGCGACTTCCTGTTTTCACCCCTGGAAGTTACCGGAAGATCATCTGTTCTTTGTGagtcacagaaagaaaatgtgccaccCAAGAACCTGGCCAAAGCTATGAAG GTGACTTTTCAGACACCTCTGCGGGATCCACAGACGCACAGGATTCTGAGTCCTAGCATGGCCAGCAAACTCGAGGCTCCTTTGGCTCAGGGTGACACCCTGGGACTGGAAAACTCTCACCCAGGGCGGACACAGAAGGACAA CCAACAGCTCATTAAGGCAGTGGATGCCAAAACTACTCATGGAATTATCCAGAAACCAGTGGAGGCTGACACCAAACCCCTGGGGGATGCAGGCCCAGCCTTTGGGGATGGCAGCTCCGGTGAACCTGGCCCGGGCGCCCTGGCTGACCTGGACTGCTCAAGCTCTCCCCAGAACCCAGGAAGTTCTGAAAACCAAATGGTGTCTCCAGGAAAACTGTCTGGCAGCCCTGAGCAAGCCTTGGAGGAAAATGTTCGTTCTTATTCCTTAGACAAGGGAACGACACCCACCTCTGAGCCCCTAGGAGACCATCCCAGGACAGAGTCCCAACACAGAGTGGAGCCTCTGCACAGAGCCGAGCAGGAATGCAGGCCTGGCGGGGTCTCTGTGCCCACAGCAGTGGCCACTTGGCCTCCTGGTGTGAACTCTGAGGAAGCAGTCGGAGGAGCGCCCCTTGTGGGTCTGCCTGGCGAGGCCCTGGCCTGCCCCGTGAGTGTGGGTACCCCCATGCCAGCAGATGGCACGCAGACCCTTACCTGTGCGCACACCTCTGCTCCTGAGAGCACAGCCCCAACCCTGAGTCCTCTGGAGGAAGCGGCTTCGGGTCAGATGGTCAGCTCCTCAAGGACTGAACCCATAAAACTTGAATTTGATTTCTCCGATGGCACCACCCCCGCGCTGGCTTCTCAGGGCTCTTTTCACCTCGACTGGGACAAGCTGGAGTACCCAAACTTCACCCCGTTCGGAGGTAGCACGAAGTCTAGTTGCAGAGAGGCCCAGCCTCCAGAAAGCCccaagaccaggctgggccaGCCGGCAGCTGAACCACGGAGTCCCATGGAGGAGCTGGGCTCCCATCTGAGCCA GCAGCTGCTTTCAGCCTTAGCAGAGGACACACCTGTGGTGCAGTTGGCAGCTGAGACCCCAGGAGCAGAGAGCAAG GAGAGAGCCTCAGACTCTGCTAGCACCTCGCTTCCCATGGGCTGTCCGGACAGTGAGCCAGTGCCCACCCATCAGCAGGGGCAGCCTGCCTTGGAGCTGAGAGAGGAGCACTTCAGAGACCCCGCTGAGG TTCTAGGCACAGGGGCAGAGGTGGATTACCTGGAGCAGTTTGGAGCTTCCTCG TTTAAGGAGTCGGCCTTGAGGAAGCAGTCCTTATACCTCAAGTTTGACCCTCTCCTGAAGGACAGTCCTCAAAGACCAGGGCCCGTGGCCACAGAGACCAGCAG CACGCACGGTGTGGAGGAGCCTCCCTCAGGAAGTCCGCGGGAAGCCACCCTTGTGGAGTTGGATTTCTTGGGAGCACTGGATGCTCCG GTTCCAGACCCACCCCCAGGTGTCCCTGCACCTGGCGGCCCACCCCTGTCCACCGGGCCTATAGTGGACCTGCTGCAGTACAGCCAGAAGGACCTGGACACGGCG GTGAAGGCGGCACAGGAGGAGAACCAGGAGCTGAGGAGCAGGTGTGAGGAGCTCCAGAGGAAGAACGTGGAGCTGGG GGTGATCATGGACAGGTTCGAGGAGGTCACATACCAGGTCATGG AGGAGGTTCAGAAACAGAAGGAACTTGCCAAAGCCGACATCCAGAAAGTTCTACAAGAAAAAGACCAGCTGACTGCAGATCTGAACTCCATGGAGAAGTCCTTCTCTGACCTCTTCAAACGCTTTGAGAAACAGAAGGAGGTGATTGAGGGCTACCGCAAG AATGAAGAGTCACTAAAGAAGTGTGCAGAGGATTACCTGGTGAGGGTCACCCAGGCAGGCCAGAGGTACCAGGCCCTGAAGGCCCACGCCGAGGAGAAGCTGCAGCT ggcaaACGAGGAGATCGCCCAGGTCCGGAGCAAGGCCCAGGCGGAAGCATTGGCCCTCCAGGCCAGCCTGAGGAAGGAGCAGATGCGGGTCCAGTCACTGGAGAGGACCGTGGAGGAGAAG aCTAAAGAGAATGAGGAGCTGACCAGGATCTGTGACGACCTCATCTCCAAGATGGCGAAGATCTGA
- the TACC3 gene encoding transforming acidic coiled-coil-containing protein 3 isoform X6, with translation MSLQILNKNVSSEKSTENCDFLFSPLEVTGRSSVLCESQKENVPPKNLAKAMKVTFQTPLRDPQTHRILSPSMASKLEAPLAQGDTLGLENSHPGRTQKDKQLLSALAEDTPVVQLAAETPGAESKERASDSASTSLPMGCPDSEPVPTHQQGQPALELREEHFRDPAEVLGTGAEVDYLEQFGASSFKESALRKQSLYLKFDPLLKDSPQRPGPVATETSSTHGVEEPPSGSPREATLVELDFLGALDAPVPDPPPGVPAPGGPPLSTGPIVDLLQYSQKDLDTAVKAAQEENQELRSRCEELQRKNVELGVIMDRFEEVTYQVMEEVQKQKELAKADIQKVLQEKDQLTADLNSMEKSFSDLFKRFEKQKEVIEGYRKNEESLKKCAEDYLVRVTQAGQRYQALKAHAEEKLQLANEEIAQVRSKAQAEALALQASLRKEQMRVQSLERTVEEKTKENEELTRICDDLISKMAKI, from the exons ATGAGTCTGCAAATCTTAAACAAAAATGTCAGCAGTGAGAAAAGTACAGAAAACTGCGACTTCCTGTTTTCACCCCTGGAAGTTACCGGAAGATCATCTGTTCTTTGTGagtcacagaaagaaaatgtgccaccCAAGAACCTGGCCAAAGCTATGAAG GTGACTTTTCAGACACCTCTGCGGGATCCACAGACGCACAGGATTCTGAGTCCTAGCATGGCCAGCAAACTCGAGGCTCCTTTGGCTCAGGGTGACACCCTGGGACTGGAAAACTCTCACCCAGGGCGGACACAGAAGGACAA GCAGCTGCTTTCAGCCTTAGCAGAGGACACACCTGTGGTGCAGTTGGCAGCTGAGACCCCAGGAGCAGAGAGCAAG GAGAGAGCCTCAGACTCTGCTAGCACCTCGCTTCCCATGGGCTGTCCGGACAGTGAGCCAGTGCCCACCCATCAGCAGGGGCAGCCTGCCTTGGAGCTGAGAGAGGAGCACTTCAGAGACCCCGCTGAGG TTCTAGGCACAGGGGCAGAGGTGGATTACCTGGAGCAGTTTGGAGCTTCCTCG TTTAAGGAGTCGGCCTTGAGGAAGCAGTCCTTATACCTCAAGTTTGACCCTCTCCTGAAGGACAGTCCTCAAAGACCAGGGCCCGTGGCCACAGAGACCAGCAG CACGCACGGTGTGGAGGAGCCTCCCTCAGGAAGTCCGCGGGAAGCCACCCTTGTGGAGTTGGATTTCTTGGGAGCACTGGATGCTCCG GTTCCAGACCCACCCCCAGGTGTCCCTGCACCTGGCGGCCCACCCCTGTCCACCGGGCCTATAGTGGACCTGCTGCAGTACAGCCAGAAGGACCTGGACACGGCG GTGAAGGCGGCACAGGAGGAGAACCAGGAGCTGAGGAGCAGGTGTGAGGAGCTCCAGAGGAAGAACGTGGAGCTGGG GGTGATCATGGACAGGTTCGAGGAGGTCACATACCAGGTCATGG AGGAGGTTCAGAAACAGAAGGAACTTGCCAAAGCCGACATCCAGAAAGTTCTACAAGAAAAAGACCAGCTGACTGCAGATCTGAACTCCATGGAGAAGTCCTTCTCTGACCTCTTCAAACGCTTTGAGAAACAGAAGGAGGTGATTGAGGGCTACCGCAAG AATGAAGAGTCACTAAAGAAGTGTGCAGAGGATTACCTGGTGAGGGTCACCCAGGCAGGCCAGAGGTACCAGGCCCTGAAGGCCCACGCCGAGGAGAAGCTGCAGCT ggcaaACGAGGAGATCGCCCAGGTCCGGAGCAAGGCCCAGGCGGAAGCATTGGCCCTCCAGGCCAGCCTGAGGAAGGAGCAGATGCGGGTCCAGTCACTGGAGAGGACCGTGGAGGAGAAG aCTAAAGAGAATGAGGAGCTGACCAGGATCTGTGACGACCTCATCTCCAAGATGGCGAAGATCTGA
- the TACC3 gene encoding transforming acidic coiled-coil-containing protein 3 isoform X4, whose protein sequence is MSLQILNKNVSSEKSTENCDFLFSPLEVTGRSSVLCESQKENVPPKNLAKAMKVTFQTPLRDPQTHRILSPSMASKLEAPLAQGDTLGLENSHPGRTQKDNQQLIKAVDAKTTHGIIQKPVEADTKPLGDAGPAFGDGSSGEPGPGALADLDCSSSPQNPGSSENQMVSPGKLSGSPEQALEENVRSYSLDKGTTPTSEPLGDHPRTESQHRVEPLHRAEQECRPGGVSVPTAVATWPPGVNSEEAVGGAPLVGLPGEALACPVSVGTPMPADGTQTLTCAHTSAPESTAPTLSPLEEAASGQMVSSSRTEPIKLEFDFSDGTTPALASQGSFHLDWDKLEYPNFTPFGGSTKSSCREAQPPESPKTRLGQPAAEPRSPMEELGSHLSQQLLSALAEDTPVVQLAAETPGAESKERASDSASTSLPMGCPDSEPVPTHQQGQPALELREEHFRDPAEVLGTGAEVDYLEQFGASSFKESALRKQSLYLKFDPLLKDSPQRPGPVATETSSSTHGVEEPPSGSPREATLVELDFLGALDAPVPDPPPGVPAPGGPPLSTGPIVDLLQYSQKDLDTAVKAAQEENQELRSRCEELQRKNVELGVIMDRFEEVTYQVMEEVQKQKELAKADIQKVLQEKDQLTADLNSMEKSFSDLFKRFEKQKEVIEGYRKGKRGDRPGPEQGPGGSIGPPGQPEEGADAGPVTGEDRGGED, encoded by the exons ATGAGTCTGCAAATCTTAAACAAAAATGTCAGCAGTGAGAAAAGTACAGAAAACTGCGACTTCCTGTTTTCACCCCTGGAAGTTACCGGAAGATCATCTGTTCTTTGTGagtcacagaaagaaaatgtgccaccCAAGAACCTGGCCAAAGCTATGAAG GTGACTTTTCAGACACCTCTGCGGGATCCACAGACGCACAGGATTCTGAGTCCTAGCATGGCCAGCAAACTCGAGGCTCCTTTGGCTCAGGGTGACACCCTGGGACTGGAAAACTCTCACCCAGGGCGGACACAGAAGGACAA CCAACAGCTCATTAAGGCAGTGGATGCCAAAACTACTCATGGAATTATCCAGAAACCAGTGGAGGCTGACACCAAACCCCTGGGGGATGCAGGCCCAGCCTTTGGGGATGGCAGCTCCGGTGAACCTGGCCCGGGCGCCCTGGCTGACCTGGACTGCTCAAGCTCTCCCCAGAACCCAGGAAGTTCTGAAAACCAAATGGTGTCTCCAGGAAAACTGTCTGGCAGCCCTGAGCAAGCCTTGGAGGAAAATGTTCGTTCTTATTCCTTAGACAAGGGAACGACACCCACCTCTGAGCCCCTAGGAGACCATCCCAGGACAGAGTCCCAACACAGAGTGGAGCCTCTGCACAGAGCCGAGCAGGAATGCAGGCCTGGCGGGGTCTCTGTGCCCACAGCAGTGGCCACTTGGCCTCCTGGTGTGAACTCTGAGGAAGCAGTCGGAGGAGCGCCCCTTGTGGGTCTGCCTGGCGAGGCCCTGGCCTGCCCCGTGAGTGTGGGTACCCCCATGCCAGCAGATGGCACGCAGACCCTTACCTGTGCGCACACCTCTGCTCCTGAGAGCACAGCCCCAACCCTGAGTCCTCTGGAGGAAGCGGCTTCGGGTCAGATGGTCAGCTCCTCAAGGACTGAACCCATAAAACTTGAATTTGATTTCTCCGATGGCACCACCCCCGCGCTGGCTTCTCAGGGCTCTTTTCACCTCGACTGGGACAAGCTGGAGTACCCAAACTTCACCCCGTTCGGAGGTAGCACGAAGTCTAGTTGCAGAGAGGCCCAGCCTCCAGAAAGCCccaagaccaggctgggccaGCCGGCAGCTGAACCACGGAGTCCCATGGAGGAGCTGGGCTCCCATCTGAGCCA GCAGCTGCTTTCAGCCTTAGCAGAGGACACACCTGTGGTGCAGTTGGCAGCTGAGACCCCAGGAGCAGAGAGCAAG GAGAGAGCCTCAGACTCTGCTAGCACCTCGCTTCCCATGGGCTGTCCGGACAGTGAGCCAGTGCCCACCCATCAGCAGGGGCAGCCTGCCTTGGAGCTGAGAGAGGAGCACTTCAGAGACCCCGCTGAGG TTCTAGGCACAGGGGCAGAGGTGGATTACCTGGAGCAGTTTGGAGCTTCCTCG TTTAAGGAGTCGGCCTTGAGGAAGCAGTCCTTATACCTCAAGTTTGACCCTCTCCTGAAGGACAGTCCTCAAAGACCAGGGCCCGTGGCCACAGAGACCAGCAG CAGCACGCACGGTGTGGAGGAGCCTCCCTCAGGAAGTCCGCGGGAAGCCACCCTTGTGGAGTTGGATTTCTTGGGAGCACTGGATGCTCCG GTTCCAGACCCACCCCCAGGTGTCCCTGCACCTGGCGGCCCACCCCTGTCCACCGGGCCTATAGTGGACCTGCTGCAGTACAGCCAGAAGGACCTGGACACGGCG GTGAAGGCGGCACAGGAGGAGAACCAGGAGCTGAGGAGCAGGTGTGAGGAGCTCCAGAGGAAGAACGTGGAGCTGGG GGTGATCATGGACAGGTTCGAGGAGGTCACATACCAGGTCATGG AGGAGGTTCAGAAACAGAAGGAACTTGCCAAAGCCGACATCCAGAAAGTTCTACAAGAAAAAGACCAGCTGACTGCAGATCTGAACTCCATGGAGAAGTCCTTCTCTGACCTCTTCAAACGCTTTGAGAAACAGAAGGAGGTGATTGAGGGCTACCGCAAG ggcaaACGAGGAGATCGCCCAGGTCCGGAGCAAGGCCCAGGCGGAAGCATTGGCCCTCCAGGCCAGCCTGAGGAAGGAGCAGATGCGGGTCCAGTCACTGGAGAGGACCGTGGAGGAGAAG aCTAA